In Sphingobacterium thalpophilum, a genomic segment contains:
- a CDS encoding ATP-binding protein, producing the protein MILIVDDQEENIFSLKKLLESKNFLVDTALSGEEALKKSLKTDYVLIILDVQMPDMDGFEVAATLRGLNKTKNIPIIFLSAVSKDKKFITQGYASGGHDYVTKPVDPDILNLKVKTFYDLHEKTVALNKMQEQLLSEIEERKKAQRALEKQVDQLHLTLESLPQLAFTANFDGGIKFVNSQWYRFARSAESFPPTHPDDEEIKMLWTDAVSHRTVYEKEVRIKELSAENYKYFLLRIAPIREQESGPIWVGTLTDIDHRKQLEKKKDEFLSIASHELKTPLTSIKGYVQFMMRLIGLNDISSIQKHLLTLDGHVDKLQELIKDLLDISKIDSGQLNLRKEDFVIENLIEETISSMRQMNADVDFYFHYDPNLINHMIKGDKRRIEQVLINFLSNAIKYSVNRPCITIDIQYKSDSVSVFVTDCGIGIPENRQKHVFDKFYRVEESSVNFQGLGIGLYICAEIIKQHNGTIGVRSAPTGGTTFYFSLPLN; encoded by the coding sequence ATGATTTTAATTGTAGATGACCAAGAAGAAAACATATTTTCGTTAAAGAAGCTCTTAGAATCAAAAAATTTTTTAGTGGATACTGCCCTCTCTGGTGAGGAAGCGCTAAAAAAATCCCTGAAAACCGACTACGTACTCATTATTCTGGATGTCCAGATGCCGGATATGGATGGATTTGAAGTTGCAGCAACCCTACGTGGCCTCAATAAAACAAAAAATATCCCGATAATATTCCTATCGGCAGTCAGCAAGGACAAAAAATTCATTACGCAGGGATATGCTTCCGGTGGTCATGATTACGTCACTAAACCTGTCGATCCGGATATCCTGAATCTGAAAGTCAAAACTTTCTATGATCTCCATGAAAAGACAGTCGCTCTCAATAAAATGCAGGAACAGCTTCTATCTGAAATCGAAGAACGCAAAAAAGCCCAGCGTGCCCTTGAAAAACAGGTTGACCAGCTCCACCTGACACTCGAATCCTTACCGCAGCTGGCTTTCACTGCAAATTTTGATGGGGGCATAAAATTTGTCAATTCCCAATGGTACCGATTTGCTCGGTCCGCTGAATCTTTTCCGCCCACACATCCCGATGACGAGGAGATCAAAATGCTATGGACTGACGCTGTGTCACACAGAACGGTTTATGAAAAAGAAGTCCGCATCAAAGAGCTTAGCGCAGAAAATTACAAATATTTTCTTCTTCGCATAGCACCGATACGCGAGCAGGAATCGGGCCCAATTTGGGTGGGAACCCTGACGGACATTGACCACAGAAAACAATTGGAAAAAAAGAAAGACGAATTCTTGAGCATTGCCAGCCACGAACTAAAGACACCTCTGACCAGTATTAAGGGTTATGTGCAATTTATGATGCGCCTGATCGGCTTAAACGACATTTCTTCTATCCAAAAACATCTCCTTACCCTAGATGGACATGTAGATAAATTACAGGAGCTGATAAAAGACCTGCTCGATATTTCTAAAATTGATAGCGGCCAGCTAAATTTAAGAAAAGAGGATTTTGTAATTGAAAACCTGATTGAAGAGACTATATCCTCAATGAGACAGATGAATGCCGATGTTGATTTTTATTTTCATTACGATCCCAATCTTATCAACCACATGATAAAAGGTGATAAGAGGCGTATAGAGCAAGTCTTGATCAATTTTCTCAGTAATGCGATAAAATATTCAGTCAATAGGCCCTGTATAACAATAGACATACAATATAAATCTGACTCAGTTAGTGTATTTGTCACCGATTGCGGTATAGGTATCCCGGAAAACAGGCAAAAACACGTGTTTGATAAGTTTTACCGTGTGGAAGAATCGTCCGTAAACTTTCAGGGTCTGGGGATTGGTCTTTATATCTGCGCTGAAATAATTAAGCAGCACAATGGAACTATCGGTGTACGCAGTGCCCCCACAGGAGGAACTACTTTTTATTTTTCTTTACCTTTAAATTGA
- a CDS encoding response regulator gives MPKRFLRDLQIGFGFSLALLLTSSTASYLSIRNQIHNSQMVDHSRRVIARSNRILIDLQNAETGQRGFLLTGREHFLEPYYSSSRSLPQSIATARDLVSDNLPQQKIIDSIGQLVESRLNKLAGLVNIKKARGTVTLADMEEGKKYMDRCRALLARLVDNEEKLLDSRSGRLNTASTLTSLFVIIAAIFSLFITIFSYIRLRRDLAKRVQLEQDLKKKDREITQRLVATQRIAGQIAAGNYSVKINDQEHDELGSLAGSLNNMADSLKQSFDELSDNEWRQTGLALLNEVLVGNKVKEDLVSDALQILVTYGECANGSLYILEHTQLALIGAYGHEDSMRQFIAPGEGAVGQAFVDGKVRIIENPYPSKNVVSFTAGYLPLHSILLLPIFDGHTCIGVIELGSFRKFEEPQMPFYREAGRHIGAAIVAAQARLKVQQLLEETQSQTEELQAQHAELENLNANLEIHTQKLQTSEEELRVQQEELLQANKELEQRSAMLEEKNILIADRNQEIQKKAEELARSTKYKSEFLANMSHELRTPLNSILLLSRLMSDNPEKNLTTEQIESAEVIQLSGKNLLTLIDEILDLSKIESGKMELDYQQVAISDLTKDLDNLFSPIIREKALSFTIKLADNLPKTIRTDRQRLDQILRNLLSNAIKFTKEGQVTLSVFPNEAKDGQIAFAVTDTGIGIAPDKQDVIFEAFQQADGSTRRKFGGTGLGLSISRELSRLLGGEIRLSSQEKKGSTFTLLLPENQEENTVPTTEELIQSIAENIEETQDIIMSSNPHTVDIIPPDVDDDRNDIKEDDKVILIVEDDVNFAKALLRYTRQQKYKGVVIVRGDQAADAAIRYKPTAILLDIQLPVKDGWQVMAEIKNNPITRPIPVHVMSSFEVKRESLLQGAIDFIDKPIALEQMAQMFIKIEEALARNPKKVLIVEENSKHAAALANFLESYDIISEIKTTVTESVDSLYSDKADCVILDMGVPGNMGYDTLDSIRQKPGLENIPIIVFTGKNLSKSEELKLKQYADSIVIKTANSYQRILDEVGLFLHLVGNHPGEEWSKKSSLGTIREVLQNKKVLIVDDDIRTIYYLSQALERYQINVVSAMDGKEGLDKIEEHDDISVILMDMVMPEMDGYETIKMIRQNPHYSEIPIIAITAKNMIGDRERCIIAGASDYISKPVDTDQLLSLLRVWLYN, from the coding sequence ATGCCAAAACGTTTTTTAAGAGATCTGCAGATCGGCTTTGGATTTTCACTGGCCCTGTTATTGACCAGTTCGACAGCATCATATCTAAGTATCCGTAATCAGATCCATAATAGTCAAATGGTTGATCACAGTAGACGTGTTATTGCACGCTCGAACAGAATTTTGATCGACCTGCAAAATGCCGAGACTGGACAGCGGGGGTTTCTGCTCACCGGAAGAGAACATTTTCTGGAACCCTATTATAGCAGTTCCCGCTCCCTCCCTCAGTCAATTGCCACCGCCCGTGACCTGGTATCGGACAATCTCCCGCAGCAAAAAATAATAGATAGCATCGGCCAGCTGGTCGAGTCCCGATTGAATAAACTGGCCGGACTGGTTAACATAAAAAAGGCCCGGGGTACGGTGACCTTAGCGGACATGGAGGAGGGCAAGAAATATATGGACAGATGCCGTGCGCTTCTCGCCAGACTTGTAGACAATGAGGAGAAATTGCTCGACAGTAGGTCCGGAAGGCTCAATACGGCATCAACATTGACTTCACTTTTTGTGATCATCGCTGCGATTTTTTCGCTGTTCATTACCATATTTTCTTATATAAGGCTTAGAAGGGACCTGGCGAAACGGGTACAGCTCGAACAAGACCTTAAGAAAAAAGATAGGGAGATCACCCAAAGACTCGTCGCAACACAACGTATTGCGGGACAGATTGCTGCCGGAAACTATTCGGTTAAAATCAATGACCAGGAGCATGATGAACTAGGAAGTTTAGCCGGTTCACTAAACAATATGGCAGATTCGTTAAAACAATCTTTCGATGAACTTAGCGACAATGAATGGCGCCAGACCGGGCTCGCCTTGCTAAACGAAGTTTTAGTCGGCAACAAAGTGAAAGAAGATCTAGTTTCCGATGCATTGCAAATCTTAGTCACTTATGGGGAATGTGCCAACGGCTCCCTTTATATCCTTGAGCATACGCAGCTAGCACTGATAGGAGCCTACGGCCATGAAGATTCGATGCGGCAATTTATCGCACCCGGAGAAGGCGCTGTCGGTCAGGCGTTTGTGGACGGCAAAGTACGGATCATAGAAAATCCATATCCTTCGAAAAATGTGGTCAGTTTTACTGCAGGATATTTACCCCTGCATTCGATCTTATTACTTCCAATTTTTGATGGTCACACCTGCATTGGTGTTATTGAACTTGGTTCTTTCAGGAAATTCGAGGAACCCCAGATGCCCTTTTATAGAGAAGCGGGCCGTCATATTGGTGCAGCGATTGTTGCAGCTCAGGCGCGGCTGAAAGTACAGCAGCTGCTTGAAGAAACGCAATCGCAGACAGAGGAACTTCAGGCACAGCATGCCGAGCTGGAAAATCTCAATGCAAATCTTGAAATCCATACCCAAAAACTCCAGACGTCCGAAGAAGAACTACGCGTACAACAGGAAGAACTGCTGCAAGCCAATAAAGAACTGGAGCAACGCTCTGCAATGCTAGAAGAAAAAAATATACTGATAGCAGACCGAAATCAGGAAATTCAGAAAAAAGCGGAAGAACTGGCGCGGAGCACGAAATATAAGTCAGAATTTTTGGCAAATATGTCACATGAGCTGCGTACACCGCTCAATTCAATTTTGCTTCTATCACGCCTAATGTCGGATAATCCCGAAAAGAACCTGACAACCGAACAGATTGAATCGGCCGAGGTGATCCAATTATCGGGAAAAAACCTATTGACCCTTATCGACGAAATTCTCGATCTTTCAAAAATTGAGTCCGGTAAAATGGAACTCGATTATCAGCAGGTTGCAATTTCGGATCTCACAAAAGACCTGGACAATCTATTTTCTCCGATTATAAGGGAAAAAGCACTCTCATTTACAATAAAATTGGCAGATAACCTGCCAAAGACAATACGGACTGACCGCCAGCGACTGGACCAGATCCTACGGAATCTATTATCAAATGCCATCAAGTTTACGAAAGAGGGACAAGTCACACTTTCCGTCTTCCCAAACGAGGCAAAAGATGGACAGATTGCTTTTGCCGTAACTGACACCGGTATAGGAATTGCACCGGACAAACAGGACGTCATTTTTGAAGCTTTTCAGCAGGCTGACGGATCCACACGCCGCAAATTTGGCGGGACAGGTCTTGGGCTTTCGATCAGCCGTGAACTCTCGCGTCTGTTGGGCGGAGAGATCCGTTTAAGTAGCCAGGAAAAAAAAGGAAGTACCTTTACCCTTTTACTTCCCGAAAATCAGGAAGAAAATACTGTTCCGACAACGGAAGAGCTTATACAGTCCATTGCGGAAAACATCGAAGAAACACAGGACATCATAATGTCCAGTAATCCGCATACCGTTGACATTATCCCGCCGGATGTTGATGATGACCGGAATGATATAAAAGAGGACGATAAAGTGATATTGATCGTGGAAGATGATGTTAATTTTGCTAAAGCGCTGCTTAGGTATACCCGGCAGCAAAAGTATAAAGGGGTAGTTATCGTGCGTGGAGACCAGGCAGCTGATGCAGCGATAAGGTATAAGCCTACGGCGATTTTATTGGATATTCAATTACCTGTAAAAGATGGGTGGCAGGTTATGGCAGAGATTAAAAACAATCCAATTACACGTCCGATTCCAGTCCATGTTATGTCATCTTTTGAAGTTAAACGGGAAAGTCTGCTCCAAGGGGCTATCGATTTTATTGATAAACCTATTGCGCTGGAACAAATGGCGCAGATGTTTATAAAAATTGAGGAAGCACTTGCCCGGAATCCGAAAAAGGTGCTTATTGTAGAGGAAAATTCAAAACATGCAGCAGCACTTGCTAACTTTTTGGAAAGCTATGATATCATTTCTGAAATAAAGACTACCGTTACAGAAAGCGTCGACAGTCTCTATTCTGATAAAGCAGATTGCGTTATACTGGACATGGGCGTTCCGGGCAATATGGGATATGACACATTAGACTCGATACGACAAAAACCCGGTTTAGAAAATATACCTATCATTGTATTCACAGGGAAGAATCTTTCGAAATCTGAAGAGCTAAAATTGAAGCAATATGCCGATTCGATTGTCATCAAAACGGCAAATTCCTACCAGCGAATACTGGACGAAGTTGGACTGTTTTTGCATTTAGTAGGAAACCATCCTGGTGAAGAATGGTCAAAAAAATCGTCTTTAGGAACCATCAGAGAAGTACTGCAAAATAAAAAAGTTCTTATCGTCGATGACGATATACGCACTATTTATTATCTCTCTCAAGCGCTTGAAAGGTATCAGATTAATGTTGTTTCTGCAATGGACGGAAAGGAAGGTCTAGACAAAATTGAAGAACACGATGATATTTCTGTTATTCTTATGGATATGGTGATGCCCGAAATGGATGGGTATGAAACGATTAAAATGATTCGTCAAAATCCCCATTATAGTGAAATACCGATAATTGCCATAACAGCAAAAAACATGATCGGTGACAGGGAAAGGTGTATCATAGCCGGGGCCTCTGATTATATTTCAAAGCCCGTGGACACCGATCAATTGCTTTCATTATTACGTGTATGGTTATACAACTGA
- a CDS encoding response regulator, whose amino-acid sequence MDNKRLILIIDDEPYNIFALKLVLKSKGYAVLSSASLAEGLEILHQHKNINIVLMDMMMPEIDGYEGIARIRGASEIFNDVTIIAVTAQAMSGDREKCLSAGADGYISKPIDIDELIPLIEKF is encoded by the coding sequence ATGGACAATAAAAGATTGATTCTGATCATCGATGATGAACCTTATAATATTTTTGCCCTAAAATTGGTTCTTAAGTCAAAAGGTTATGCTGTACTAAGCAGTGCTTCCTTAGCAGAAGGGCTTGAAATACTCCATCAGCATAAAAATATCAATATCGTGCTGATGGATATGATGATGCCTGAAATAGATGGATATGAAGGCATTGCCAGGATCAGGGGAGCCAGCGAAATATTTAACGATGTTACCATAATTGCGGTTACTGCTCAGGCCATGTCCGGTGACCGGGAAAAATGCCTAAGTGCTGGCGCAGATGGTTATATTTCTAAACCTATAGATATCGACGAACTTATTCCGCTGATCGAAAAATTTTAA
- a CDS encoding PleD family two-component system response regulator, translated as MEKKKILLFDDDKQLLEMISMILESFGYSVAVSSTSHDVIEKVTETKPDLILMDNWIPSIGGIEATQLLKNHQEFKRIPVIYLSANKDIESLAKLAGADDYLEKPFDIVDLEKVINKMLNLNY; from the coding sequence ATGGAAAAGAAGAAAATATTATTGTTTGACGATGACAAACAATTGCTGGAGATGATTTCTATGATATTGGAGAGCTTCGGATATTCAGTAGCTGTGTCCTCTACCTCCCACGACGTGATAGAAAAGGTTACTGAGACAAAGCCTGACTTAATTTTAATGGATAACTGGATACCATCCATTGGAGGAATTGAAGCGACTCAGTTACTCAAAAACCATCAGGAATTCAAGAGAATACCGGTAATTTATCTTTCCGCGAACAAAGATATAGAAAGCTTGGCTAAACTGGCAGGAGCTGATGACTACCTGGAAAAACCATTCGACATCGTCGATCTGGAGAAGGTGATCAATAAAATGCTAAATTTAAATTATTAA
- a CDS encoding DJ-1/PfpI family protein produces MSLFSNDLSKEPVFDGIGYEPSFFSRKTMVTTKTNYSKKKYSDINKDTRKKILVLCTEERYMTMKNGKKFSTGNHPVETLVPILHFEQAGFEVDFYTPTGAPVKFEMWAMPYEDENIGKILDKYNTQFSNPHNLRDFIADTNKGYVDYVAVFIPGGHGAMLGLPENNDVKELIKWVIAEDKYLLAICHGPAALLSVADCGDAEFPFKGYKINSFPDEMDKALPESGYQPGEMPWFYGEKLKQLGIEILNKKIAGDCHVDRKLITADSPLAADKFGKICADELLACEKSELEHE; encoded by the coding sequence ATGTCATTATTTTCAAACGATTTGAGCAAAGAGCCTGTATTTGACGGCATTGGTTACGAACCTTCTTTTTTTTCAAGAAAGACGATGGTTACGACCAAGACAAATTACAGTAAAAAAAAGTACAGTGATATCAACAAGGACACCCGAAAAAAGATTCTTGTGCTCTGCACAGAAGAACGGTATATGACCATGAAAAATGGAAAGAAGTTTTCAACGGGCAATCATCCGGTCGAAACACTGGTGCCCATTCTTCATTTCGAACAGGCTGGATTTGAGGTTGACTTCTACACACCAACAGGTGCGCCTGTAAAATTTGAGATGTGGGCTATGCCGTATGAAGATGAAAACATCGGTAAAATCCTCGACAAGTATAATACGCAATTTTCAAACCCGCACAACCTGAGAGATTTTATAGCTGACACGAATAAAGGATATGTTGATTACGTTGCCGTTTTTATCCCGGGCGGGCATGGCGCAATGCTCGGACTACCTGAAAATAATGATGTCAAAGAACTTATCAAATGGGTAATAGCGGAAGATAAATATCTCTTGGCAATCTGCCATGGCCCCGCAGCGCTCTTAAGCGTAGCAGATTGCGGAGACGCTGAGTTTCCTTTTAAGGGATATAAGATTAATTCGTTTCCTGATGAAATGGATAAGGCTTTGCCAGAAAGTGGATACCAGCCCGGCGAGATGCCCTGGTTTTATGGCGAAAAACTCAAACAGCTTGGGATCGAAATTTTGAATAAAAAAATTGCCGGCGATTGTCACGTTGACAGAAAATTAATTACCGCAGATAGTCCGTTAGCGGCTGATAAATTCGGGAAAATCTGCGCAGATGAACTTCTCGCCTGTGAAAAATCAGAACTGGAGCATGAATAG
- a CDS encoding PD-(D/E)XK nuclease family transposase: MVNFVKAEAELVNDLDRWLYVLKNMSSLNGLSTYLRKPIFEKLFQLAEYSKLKPEEREMYNVSLRNKWDAESIRSSQEEQLKRAREKAMAEGKAEGKAEGKAEGKAEGKAEGEVIGKAEGKAEVIKNLLSSNKFSISEIAELANVTVEFVKQIEAEKAKAK, from the coding sequence TTGGTTAACTTTGTTAAAGCTGAGGCAGAGTTAGTTAATGATTTAGATCGTTGGCTTTATGTACTCAAAAATATGTCTTCGCTAAATGGACTTTCCACTTATTTGCGTAAGCCTATTTTTGAGAAGTTATTTCAGTTAGCAGAGTATAGCAAACTAAAACCGGAGGAACGAGAGATGTACAACGTAAGTTTAAGGAATAAATGGGATGCCGAGAGTATCCGAAGTAGTCAGGAGGAGCAATTGAAACGAGCGCGCGAAAAAGCAATGGCAGAGGGAAAAGCAGAGGGAAAAGCAGAAGGAAAAGCAGAGGGAAAAGCAGAAGGAAAAGCCGAAGGAGAAGTTATCGGAAAAGCCGAAGGAAAGGCGGAAGTAATAAAAAATCTTTTGTCTTCGAATAAATTTTCAATATCGGAGATAGCCGAATTAGCGAACGTCACTGTAGAGTTTGTAAAGCAGATCGAGGCAGAGAAGGCTAAAGCAAAATAA
- a CDS encoding Rpn family recombination-promoting nuclease/putative transposase has protein sequence MSELKQSKYIDITTDYGFKKVFGSDTNKDLLIAFLNELFRGRKIIADLYYNKNEHVGDTEDIGTVIFDLTCTADNGERFIIEVQRTAQDNLKKRMLYYSSKLIADQAPKGNRRAWNYAISEVYIIVLMDGFAMPDAGDEKYFLHDICLCYRDHGKIFYDDLGFIYVEPRRALSFLNREIN, from the coding sequence ATGAGTGAGTTGAAACAGTCGAAATATATCGATATTACAACAGATTATGGATTTAAAAAAGTTTTCGGATCAGATACCAATAAAGATCTTCTGATCGCTTTCTTAAACGAACTGTTTAGAGGACGCAAGATTATTGCTGACCTGTATTATAACAAAAATGAGCATGTCGGGGATACAGAGGATATCGGTACCGTTATTTTTGATCTGACCTGTACGGCAGACAATGGCGAACGTTTTATTATTGAAGTGCAGCGCACGGCGCAGGATAATTTGAAAAAGCGCATGCTTTATTACAGCAGTAAATTGATAGCGGATCAGGCACCCAAAGGCAACCGAAGGGCTTGGAATTATGCAATTAGTGAAGTTTATATCATTGTACTGATGGATGGATTTGCAATGCCTGATGCGGGGGATGAGAAGTATTTTCTGCACGATATTTGTTTATGTTATCGAGATCATGGTAAAATATTTTATGACGATCTAGGCTTTATATATGTGGAACCCCGAAGGGCTCTATCATTCCTAAATAGAGAAATAAATTAA
- the dnaE gene encoding DNA polymerase III subunit alpha, which translates to MLLNLHSYYSLRFGTLSLQDLISGMLAGGYDTAVLTDINNSSGSLDFIKLGRAAGLNLLAGMEFRAGDQLCFVAIAKNEQGFREINEYRTKLNMENRSTPERAPEFEQVFVIYPFSKLNGFPLRDFEYIGIRPSERTRAQLMDRKVLDRCVILAPVSFRKADYTLHRQLRAIDNNLLISQLGDEQIAAEDEVFIPRVKLMRLFSDLPQLLANTNRILGQCSFSFDFTSVKNKATFTGNRYNDKQLLHKYCMDGFTRRYGRNDRVATERIQRELEIIENLRFSSYFLITDDICRYARGRNFHYVGRGSGANSAVAYCLGITDVDPIALKLPFERFLNPKCKSPPDFDVDFSWNERDEMYDYIFNRYQTGHTALMGAMSTFRSRSIQRELGKVYGLPKAEIDRLVHEPEHMLNKNEVTNTILSVYNRMADFPNQRTIHASGVLISEEPLTCYSAMDNPPKGLPTMQFDMYVAEDIGFEKFDILSQRGIGHIKDCRTIVRENLGVVIDTDNPKRFFQDAHIAAQLKSANTIGCFYIESPAMRQLLTKLRCDDYLTLVAASSIIRPGVASSGMMGEYIRRHHDPTTVVYPHPVFKEQLEETYGVMVYQEDVMKIANAYGGLDMADADVLRRMMSGKYRSKDHLIEIEDKFFSNCKAKGYDEKTSREIWRQMESFAGYSFNKAHSASFAVESYQSLFLKTYYPLEFMVAVLNNYGGFYNRKVYVNETRISGGNICLPCVNQSVFNTSIQGKDIYLGFDCLLNLEGKLAHRIIEEREANGKYTSLENFVKRTQTGIEQVVILIRVGALRFTGKKQLLRGDFLIPSISRRA; encoded by the coding sequence ATGCTCTTAAATCTACATAGTTATTATAGCCTGCGTTTTGGTACCCTCAGCCTGCAGGATCTTATTTCGGGCATGCTGGCCGGCGGTTATGACACTGCCGTGCTTACCGATATTAATAACAGCTCGGGATCGCTGGACTTCATTAAACTGGGCCGCGCTGCCGGACTGAATTTACTGGCGGGAATGGAATTCCGCGCTGGCGATCAGCTTTGTTTTGTCGCCATTGCCAAAAACGAACAGGGCTTTCGTGAGATCAATGAATACCGCACCAAGCTCAACATGGAAAATCGCTCTACACCGGAGCGTGCGCCCGAATTTGAGCAGGTCTTTGTCATCTATCCCTTTAGCAAGCTTAATGGTTTTCCATTGCGGGATTTCGAATACATCGGCATCCGGCCCAGCGAGCGTACCCGCGCCCAGCTGATGGACCGCAAGGTGCTCGATCGCTGTGTAATACTCGCACCAGTCAGTTTCCGAAAGGCCGACTATACCTTACATCGCCAATTAAGGGCCATTGACAACAATCTGCTGATCTCGCAGCTCGGCGATGAGCAGATCGCTGCCGAGGACGAGGTATTTATCCCTCGGGTTAAGCTGATGCGCTTATTTTCCGACTTGCCCCAATTGCTGGCCAACACCAACCGTATACTAGGCCAGTGTTCTTTCAGCTTTGATTTTACCAGCGTCAAAAATAAAGCAACCTTTACCGGTAACCGCTACAACGATAAGCAGCTCCTGCACAAGTACTGCATGGATGGCTTTACCAGGCGCTATGGCCGCAATGATCGGGTCGCAACCGAACGCATTCAGCGCGAGCTTGAGATTATCGAAAACCTGCGTTTTTCCAGTTATTTCCTCATTACAGACGATATCTGTCGCTATGCACGGGGCCGCAATTTTCACTATGTAGGCCGTGGCTCAGGAGCCAATTCTGCTGTTGCTTATTGCTTGGGAATCACCGATGTTGACCCGATTGCGCTCAAGCTTCCCTTTGAGCGTTTTCTCAATCCCAAGTGCAAGAGTCCTCCTGATTTCGATGTGGACTTTAGCTGGAATGAGCGCGACGAGATGTACGATTATATCTTTAACCGTTATCAGACCGGACATACAGCCTTGATGGGCGCTATGAGCACCTTTCGCTCCCGGAGTATCCAGCGCGAGCTGGGTAAGGTGTACGGACTGCCCAAGGCCGAGATCGACCGACTCGTGCATGAACCCGAGCATATGCTCAACAAGAATGAGGTGACCAATACTATTCTGAGCGTCTACAACCGTATGGCCGATTTTCCCAATCAGCGTACCATCCATGCCAGTGGCGTGCTGATCTCGGAGGAACCATTGACCTGTTATTCAGCAATGGACAATCCGCCCAAGGGATTGCCTACCATGCAGTTTGATATGTACGTGGCCGAAGATATCGGTTTTGAAAAATTCGATATTCTTTCGCAGCGCGGTATCGGCCATATCAAAGATTGCCGTACCATTGTGCGGGAAAACTTGGGCGTGGTCATTGATACCGACAATCCAAAGCGTTTTTTTCAGGATGCCCATATTGCCGCCCAGCTCAAATCGGCCAATACCATCGGCTGTTTCTATATCGAGAGCCCGGCTATGCGGCAGTTGCTCACCAAGTTGCGCTGCGATGATTACCTGACTTTGGTGGCTGCCTCATCCATTATTCGGCCTGGTGTGGCCAGTTCGGGCATGATGGGCGAGTACATCCGTCGGCATCACGACCCCACGACAGTCGTCTATCCACATCCCGTATTTAAGGAGCAGCTTGAAGAGACCTACGGCGTGATGGTTTATCAGGAAGATGTGATGAAGATCGCCAATGCCTATGGCGGGCTCGATATGGCCGATGCCGATGTGCTCCGACGGATGATGTCTGGCAAATATCGCAGCAAAGACCACCTGATCGAAATTGAGGATAAGTTCTTTTCCAACTGTAAGGCCAAAGGCTATGACGAGAAGACTAGCCGCGAGATATGGCGGCAGATGGAAAGCTTTGCCGGTTATTCCTTTAACAAGGCGCATTCAGCATCCTTTGCCGTAGAGAGTTATCAGAGTCTTTTCCTCAAGACCTACTATCCTTTGGAGTTTATGGTTGCGGTCCTCAACAATTATGGTGGGTTTTACAATCGTAAGGTCTATGTCAATGAAACACGAATTTCAGGGGGCAATATCTGCCTGCCCTGTGTTAATCAGTCGGTCTTTAATACCTCCATTCAGGGTAAGGACATTTACCTGGGTTTTGACTGCCTGCTCAATTTGGAAGGTAAACTGGCCCATCGCATTATTGAGGAACGCGAAGCCAATGGCAAGTACACGAGCCTAGAAAACTTTGTCAAACGGACACAGACGGGTATTGAGCAGGTTGTTATCCTAATTCGTGTAGGTGCCTTGCGTTTTACGGGGAAAAAGCAATTGCTGAGGGGCGATTTTTTGATACCCTCCATTTCCCGCAGAGCTTAG